The following proteins are co-located in the Myxocyprinus asiaticus isolate MX2 ecotype Aquarium Trade chromosome 18, UBuf_Myxa_2, whole genome shotgun sequence genome:
- the LOC127455870 gene encoding CUB and zona pellucida-like domain-containing protein 1 isoform X1: MTILSLSKIPLQFSLQVDGPAPSCIEGEYLPQFLHPTPHPGELLQAHVNEEIEIRIKASASLSRSNIYQSEMRCVIVKVEAAGPMVHVTCQQNSVSVTIERSSIKGVHGDHLRFIDPSCRVYSNSTHMFASTPLNSCGTQMEENNDELIFKNAIVTFDDPKDIITRRHEINIEILCKYQKRSNLTLEFDTHRPAINFFERGFGSFSYQFEFYDSASFYNRRDPNSYPLEFDVGEMIYMQIEPVTPIQNTEVFVESCVATPYDNPKFPISYPIISNGCKVDKTVQFYSNHKPYFQFGVEAFKFLGLHDQVFISCLIIICEVNNPNTRCSQGCINSTVAPPTHHHSKREAPIQTDSHFISQGPLQLKRSVHEVTVSQSVNLNVVVIAGSLLAAAAMVCGVTVYRSRRKRIRYQPLPTHEF; encoded by the exons TTCAATTTTCTCTCCAAG TTGATGGCCCAGCACCATCTTGCATTGAGGGTGAATATCTACCACAGTTTCTCCACCCAACACCTCATCCTGGAGAACTCCTGCAGGCTCATGTGAATGAAGAAATTGAGATCAGAATTAAAGCTTCTGCAAGTTTGTCAAG GTCTAACATTTACCAGTCTGAAATGAGGTGTGTCATTGTAAAAGTGGAAGCTGCAG GGCCCATGGTGCATGTAACCTGCCAACAGAACTCAGTGTCAGTGACAATTGAGAGATCTTCCATCAAAGGAGTCCATGGAGACCACTTAAGGTTTATAGATCCATCTTGTCGAGTTTACTCCAATAGCACCCATATGTTTGCCAGCACACCTCTTAATAGTTGTGGCACTCAGATGGAG GAGAATAATGATGAACTCATCTTCAAGAATGCAATTGTTACATTTGATGACCCCAAGGACATTATCACCAGGAGGCatgaaataaatattgaaatcctGTGCAAGTACCAGAAAAGGAGCAACCTTACATTGGAGTTTGATACTCACAGACCTGCAATCAACTTCTTCGAGAGAGGCTTTGGCTCCTTCAGCTATCAGTTTGAGTTTTATGATTCTGCAAGTTTCTACAACAGAAGAGATCCAAACTCATACCCACTGGAGTTTGATGTGGGAGAGATGATCTACATGCAAATTGAGCCCGTCACTCCAATCCAAAACACTGAGGTCTTCGTCGAGTCCTGTGTAGCAACACCCTACGATAATCCAAAATTCCCAATCTCTTATCCCATCATATCAAATGG ATGCAAAGTGGATAAAACTGTTCAGTTTTACTCAAATCACAAACCGTATTTCCAGTTTGGGGTTGAGGCCTTCAAGTTCCTTGGGCTCCACGACCAG GTGTTCATCAGTTGTTTAATCATCATATGTGAGGTAAACAATCCCAACACCCGCTGTTCTCAGGGCTGTATTAACAGCACAGTAGCTCCACCAACACACCACCACAGCAAAAGAGAAGCTCCCATCCAGACCGACAGTCACTTCATCTCCCAGGGACCCCTGCAACTGAAGAGGAGTGTGCATG AGGTCACCGTAAGCCAAAGTGTGAATCTGAACGTGGTCGTCATCGCTGGCAGTCTCCTGGCAGCAGCTGCCATGGTGTGTGGCGTGACTGTCTACAGATCCAGAAGGAAAAGGATCAGATACCAACCCTTGCCAACACATGAGTTTTGA
- the LOC127455870 gene encoding CUB and zona pellucida-like domain-containing protein 1 isoform X2 codes for MRCVIVKVEAAGPMVHVTCQQNSVSVTIERSSIKGVHGDHLRFIDPSCRVYSNSTHMFASTPLNSCGTQMEENNDELIFKNAIVTFDDPKDIITRRHEINIEILCKYQKRSNLTLEFDTHRPAINFFERGFGSFSYQFEFYDSASFYNRRDPNSYPLEFDVGEMIYMQIEPVTPIQNTEVFVESCVATPYDNPKFPISYPIISNGCKVDKTVQFYSNHKPYFQFGVEAFKFLGLHDQVFISCLIIICEVNNPNTRCSQGCINSTVAPPTHHHSKREAPIQTDSHFISQGPLQLKRSVHEVTVSQSVNLNVVVIAGSLLAAAAMVCGVTVYRSRRKRIRYQPLPTHEF; via the exons ATGAGGTGTGTCATTGTAAAAGTGGAAGCTGCAG GGCCCATGGTGCATGTAACCTGCCAACAGAACTCAGTGTCAGTGACAATTGAGAGATCTTCCATCAAAGGAGTCCATGGAGACCACTTAAGGTTTATAGATCCATCTTGTCGAGTTTACTCCAATAGCACCCATATGTTTGCCAGCACACCTCTTAATAGTTGTGGCACTCAGATGGAG GAGAATAATGATGAACTCATCTTCAAGAATGCAATTGTTACATTTGATGACCCCAAGGACATTATCACCAGGAGGCatgaaataaatattgaaatcctGTGCAAGTACCAGAAAAGGAGCAACCTTACATTGGAGTTTGATACTCACAGACCTGCAATCAACTTCTTCGAGAGAGGCTTTGGCTCCTTCAGCTATCAGTTTGAGTTTTATGATTCTGCAAGTTTCTACAACAGAAGAGATCCAAACTCATACCCACTGGAGTTTGATGTGGGAGAGATGATCTACATGCAAATTGAGCCCGTCACTCCAATCCAAAACACTGAGGTCTTCGTCGAGTCCTGTGTAGCAACACCCTACGATAATCCAAAATTCCCAATCTCTTATCCCATCATATCAAATGG ATGCAAAGTGGATAAAACTGTTCAGTTTTACTCAAATCACAAACCGTATTTCCAGTTTGGGGTTGAGGCCTTCAAGTTCCTTGGGCTCCACGACCAG GTGTTCATCAGTTGTTTAATCATCATATGTGAGGTAAACAATCCCAACACCCGCTGTTCTCAGGGCTGTATTAACAGCACAGTAGCTCCACCAACACACCACCACAGCAAAAGAGAAGCTCCCATCCAGACCGACAGTCACTTCATCTCCCAGGGACCCCTGCAACTGAAGAGGAGTGTGCATG AGGTCACCGTAAGCCAAAGTGTGAATCTGAACGTGGTCGTCATCGCTGGCAGTCTCCTGGCAGCAGCTGCCATGGTGTGTGGCGTGACTGTCTACAGATCCAGAAGGAAAAGGATCAGATACCAACCCTTGCCAACACATGAGTTTTGA
- the LOC127455830 gene encoding oncoprotein-induced transcript 3 protein-like codes for MEGIDQNWIQLRDPTCSLTTNETHILGTMSLNTCGTTVEDSGDFMVFKNEINSFENPNAVITRCNQVKIGFSCQYPKVASVSSHYVNHKSDYIFTESSFGTFGYSFEVFTDNSFNSQVDPNLYPVEVKLMEMLYMGIEAHSALPEVKLFVESCRATPEDNPYSTLYYDIIKDG; via the exons ATGGAGGGCATTGACCAGAACTGGATTCAGCTGAGAGATCCCACTTGCTCTCTTACCACAAATGAAACCCACATCCTGGGCACGATGTCCCTCAACACCTGTGGCACTACAGTGGAG GACTCTGGAGATTTCATGGTCTTCAAAAATGAAATCAACTCCTTTGAGAACCCGAATGCAGTCATCACCAGATGTAATCAAGTAAAGATTGGCTTCTCCTGCCAATATCCCAAAGTAGCCAGCGTCTCCAGCCACTATGTCAACCACAAGTCTGACTACATCTTCACTGAATCCAGCTTTGGCACTTTTGGTTACTCATTTGAAGTTTTCACAGACAACAGCTTCAACAGTCAGGTAGATCCCAACCTGTATCCAGTGGAGGTGAAGCTCATGGAGATGCTCTACATGGGTATTGAAGCCCATTCCGCTCTCCCAGAGGTCAAACTCTTTGTTGAGTCCTGCAGGGCCACTCCAGAAGACAACCCATATAGTACTCTCTATTATGACATCATCAAAGATGGGTGA